The Tubulanus polymorphus chromosome 1, tnTubPoly1.2, whole genome shotgun sequence genome contains a region encoding:
- the LOC141903873 gene encoding voltage-gated delayed rectifier potassium channel KCNH8-like — translation MPNRKGLTAPQNTFLDTIATRFDGTHSNFVLGNAQAKNYPVVYCSDGFCELTGFARAQVMSKSCACKFLYGADTVGEEKEKIDDALETQTELKTEILFYKKSGNPFICLLDIVPIKNEKGQVVLFLASHKDITQDPSELMPHRVDFSETTLASSSDIKYDSDGEEYKDLSTPNGDFKYHSGRRRSRAVLYHLSGQFDSKSKSKLQLNKIQNLSGKNALPEYKVQDARNQKSKFILLHYGIFKIGWDWLILLCTFYIAVVVPYNAAFLQNDKKELLVPDITVEVLFIIDIVFNFRTTYVSKSGQVVYDAKMIAINYIKGWFLLDLLAAVPFDLLYAFQIGDMGPAKKIHLLKLARLLRLARLLQKIERYSQYSAVVLALLMSTFALIAHWLACLWYVIGLEELNKNTESWQAGWLYDLAEKLHIHMNKTHHPSIESCYLTALYFTCSSLTSVGFGNVSANTNVEKIFSVCAMLVGALMHAVVFGNVTAIIQRMYARRATYQSKTRDLKDFTRTHHIPKPLKQRMQEFFQTMWSINHGIDTNEILKVFPEELKGDIAIHLNREILALALFESASQGCLKVLAQQIKTTFCTPGEYLVHKGDALKYIYFVCSGSMEIWKDDTVVAILGKGDLFGTDLNHDVSLLRSSCDVKSLTYCDLQCINLCGLVEILKNYPEFAETFSNDIQHDLTYNMREGAEEEEEDSEVSTGVCRQAEMEILPPLTLPSISEDDEEAEEEDEGETSPLQSPDSKNNYENNNVPNTKDSDSATKSDVVQRYAADVLNQRRHSYEAHWRNKPLYQRQDYRESLRSSQTAPQLFTEVSPTGSTNSKDTNVSKNVLDELAKTQQTVDNLDEKIVNLTQNVASLGKDLHAMVKFLNALSTSSPLSSHSSPHHSPVDANKPRFYFGQSVERDSPPHQLHASTSNPVGYEAASGILPTELSTTSGLTYPHMLAHTSSAGLDDGDKNRFASVCDNSSNNSSCLDPKSRTHRHSLPASSQIKPPSHLTHSKSTDEMALSCLSGNGPKKSHSFHVRPQYSFLPNTTKSSSNNPDSVYNVQSTDL, via the exons ATAGTAATTTCGTCCTTGGAAATGCACAAGCGAAGAACTACCCGGTGGTTTATTGTTCGGATGGGTTCTGCGAACTCACCGGGTTCGCTCGGGCGCAGGTCATGTCCAAAAGCTGCGCGTGTAAATTCCTATACGGGGCGGATACAGTCGGTGAAGAGAAAGAGAAAATCGATGACGCTTTAGAGACGCAAACAGAACTGAAAACTGAAATACTGTTTTATAAGAAAAGCG GCAATCCGTTCATCTGTCTACTGGATATTGTCccgataaaaaatgaaaagggaCAAGTCGTACTGTTTCTTGCATCGCATAAGGATATCACGCAAGACCCTTCGGAATTAATGCCTCATCGCGTTGATTTTTCTGAAACGACCCTGGCAAGTTCGT CTGATATTAAATATGACTCGGATGGTGAGGAATATAAAGATCTGTCGACTCCAAACGGCGATTTCAAATATCATTCCGGCAGAAGACGAAGCCGGGCTGTTCTTTATCATTTATCTGGACAATTCGACAGCAAATCTAAGAGTAAACTGCAGTTGAATAAG ATCCAGAATCTATCAGGGAAAAATGCCTTACCGGAATATAAAGTACAAGACGCGCGTAACCAGAAGTCCAAGTTTATTTTGTTACATTACGGGATATTTAAAATCGGTTGGGATTGGTTGATTCTGTTGTGTACATTTTACATCGCCGTTGTTGTACCGTATAACGCGGCCTTCCTGCAAAACGACAAAAAGGAACTGCTCGTGCCTGATATCACTGTTGAGGTCTTGTTCATTATTG aTATCGTGTTTAACTTTAGAACTACCTATGTGAGTAAAAGTGGTCAAGTAGTTTACGACGCTAAAATGATAGCGATTAACTATATAAAAGGCTGGTTCCTTCTAGATCTACTGGCAGCTGTACCCTTTGATCTCTTATATGCATTCCAAATCGGTGATATG GGACCTGCGAAGAAAATCCATCTTTTGAAGTTAGCTAGATTATTAAGATTAGCTCGATTACTCCAGAAGATAGAGAGATATTCGCAGTACAGCGCCGTCGTATTAGCTTTACTCATGTCAACATTTGCATTGATTGCCCATTGGCTTGCTTGTTTGTGGTACGTCATTGGACTGGAAGAGTTGAATAAAAATACAGAATCTTGGCAGGCAG GCTGGCTCTATGACCTTGCCGAGAAACTGCACATACATATGAATAAAACACATCATCCTTCAATAGAAAGCTGCTACCTCACAGCGCTGTATTTTACATGCAGTAGTTTAACCAGTGTCGGCTTCGGTAATGTTTCCGCGAACACCAACGTCGAGAAGATCTTCTCCGTCTGTGCAATGTTAGTCGGAG CTCTTATGCATGCTGTTGTGTTCGGTAATGTGACCGCGATAATACAGCGAATGTATGCAAGACGTGCGACATATCAATCGAAAACCCGTGATCTCAAGGATTTTACGCGGACGCATCACATTCCGAAGCCATTAAAGCAAAGAATGCAGGAGTTCTTCCAGACGATGTGGTCGATAAACCACGGCATCGATACCAATGAG ATCTTAAAAGTTTTCCCAGAAGAGTTGAAGGGTGACATCGCGATTCATCTGAATCGTGAGATTCTAGCGCTTGCTCTGTTCGAGTCGGCCAGTCAGGGATGCCTCAAAGTTCTCGCCCAGCAAATAAAGACTACATTTTGCACTCCTGGAGAATATTTAGTTCACAAAGGAGATGCTTTgaagtatatatattttgtatgtaGCGGTTCGATGGAAATATGGAAAGATGACACGGTTGTCGCTATTTTAG GCAAGGGTGATTTATTCGGTACTGATTTAAACCACGACGTGAGCTTATTGAGATCTAGCTGCGACGTAAAATCGTTGACGTACTGCGATTTGCAATGCATTAATCTTTGCGGTCTCGTCGAGATATTGAAAAACTATCCGGAATTCGCGGAAACGTTCTCAAACGACATCCAACATGATTTAACGTATAATATGCGCGAAGGTGCAGAGGAGGAAGAG GAAGACAGTGAAGTATCGACAGGTGTATGTAGG CAAGCGGAGATGGAAATTCTACCTCCGCTGACACTGCCGTCGATATCAGAGGACGATGAAGAGGCAGAAGAGGAGGACGAAGGAGAGACTTCTCCTCTACAGTCGCCCGATTCTAAAAACaactatgaaaataataatgtgCCAAATACTAAGGATTCTGATTCGGCAACGAAATCAGACGTAGTTCAAAG ATATGCAGCAGATGTTCTAAACCAAAGGAGACATAGTTACGAAGCTCATTGGAGAAATAAACCTCTATATCAGCGTCAGGATTACCGAGAATCATTACGCTCAAGTCAAACGGCTCCACAATTATTCACTGAAG TGAGTCCAACAGGAAGCACAAATAGCAAAGACACAAATGTGTCGAAAAACGTTCTCGATGAACTCGCAAAAACGCAACAAACTGTCGATAATTTGGAtgaaaaaattgtgaatttaacTCAAAATGTGGCTTCGCTCGGGAAAGATTTACACGCGATGGTTAAATTTCTGAACGCGTTATCGACGAGTAGCCCGCTTTCATCGCATAGTTCCCCGCATCATTCACCGGTCGACGCGAATAAACCGAGGTTTTATTTCGGACAATCCGTAGAACGGGACAGTCCTCCGCATCAGTTACACGCATCGACTAGTAATCCAGTCGGGTACGAGGCTGCGAGCGGTATTTTACCTACGGAACTATCGACCACCTCCGGTTTGACTTACCCTCACATGTTAGCTCATACCTCGTCAGCGGGTCTCGACGACGGCGACAAAAATCGTTTCGCCTCCGTTTGTGATAATAGTTCGAATAATTCGTCGTGTTTGGATCCGAAATCACGGACACATCGTCATTCGTTGCCGGCGTCGTCGCAGATTAAACCGCCATCGCATCTTACTCATTCCAAAAGCACCGACGAAATGGCTCTGTCTTGTTTAAGCGGTAACGGTCCGAAGAAGAGTCATAGTTTTCACGTTCGCCCTCAGTATTCATTCCTACCAAACACGACGAAATCATCGTCTAATAATCCGGATAGCGTCTACAACGTGCAATCTACTGATCTTTAA